One region of bacterium genomic DNA includes:
- a CDS encoding tetratricopeptide repeat protein encodes MESIGVNSNVYAGGKVFHIQTAGNLSSLLVKAEIFDSGRIVTVHQKKLDPEQYKYLDTDRFRDVVAAFHQDIAWEIELLFFIRDRIKTIKHAVSSNKIGLLFLHKGLVDEAIAEFENAITINPQMVESYRNLGLAFVEKKETQKAIEVLHKAIALEPRYADLHNSLGLAYALNGELDTALQTYETALEINPNYLEVHLNIGMVILRMHAERFQSAVFAPSSIKPTRVINELQKLMNARTEFINYRFFSFRFEKAIRQIQDNDFSAAIQTLKDIREATQTPNLDETMHGFYLKFLFGGAGKDEKVLGEYRARLEKSVEEHPHFADLHNSLGVVYLIQCRNLFIKAMSAFKKAYEINPSYKSAYKNFRLVQNDGREFLNLLRAILK; translated from the coding sequence ATGGAATCAATAGGCGTCAATAGCAACGTATATGCAGGCGGAAAAGTTTTTCATATACAAACAGCCGGTAATTTATCCTCCCTTTTGGTCAAAGCGGAAATTTTTGATTCCGGCCGTATCGTCACCGTTCATCAAAAAAAACTCGATCCGGAACAGTATAAATATTTAGATACCGATCGCTTTCGCGATGTCGTAGCGGCATTTCATCAGGATATCGCGTGGGAAATCGAGTTGCTTTTTTTTATCCGCGACCGCATCAAAACCATCAAACACGCCGTCTCCAGCAATAAGATCGGCTTGCTTTTTTTGCACAAAGGTTTGGTGGATGAGGCCATTGCCGAGTTTGAAAATGCCATAACCATCAATCCGCAAATGGTCGAGTCGTATCGTAATCTGGGTTTAGCGTTTGTAGAAAAAAAAGAAACGCAAAAAGCCATCGAGGTCTTACACAAAGCGATCGCGCTGGAACCGCGCTACGCGGATTTGCATAATAGTCTCGGCCTCGCTTATGCGCTCAATGGCGAATTGGATACGGCGCTCCAGACCTACGAAACCGCATTGGAGATCAACCCTAATTATCTTGAAGTGCATCTCAATATCGGCATGGTGATTCTGCGCATGCACGCCGAACGGTTTCAAAGCGCCGTTTTTGCGCCGTCTTCCATCAAACCGACGCGCGTGATCAATGAACTTCAAAAACTGATGAACGCCCGCACGGAATTTATCAATTATCGTTTCTTCAGTTTTCGCTTTGAAAAAGCCATTCGCCAGATACAGGACAATGATTTTTCGGCGGCGATACAAACTTTGAAAGATATTCGCGAAGCCACACAAACGCCGAATCTCGACGAAACCATGCACGGTTTTTATCTCAAATTTTTGTTTGGCGGTGCCGGCAAAGACGAAAAAGTGCTGGGCGAATACCGTGCGCGGCTTGAAAAAAGCGTCGAAGAACATCCGCACTTTGCCGATTTGCATAATTCGCTCGGCGTGGTTTATTTGATCCAGTGCCGCAACCTTTTTATTAAGGCCATGAGTGCTTTCAAAAAAGCTTACGAAATCAATCCGTCCTATAAAAGCGCGTACAAAAACTTCCGGTTGGTACAAAACGACGGACGGGAATTCCTCAATCTCTTGCGGGCCATACTCAAGTAA
- a CDS encoding C40 family peptidase, with protein sequence MTRILIVMLVFVGCTPQPIYRAVKADGQKTSVKASETHMPTASVSDSSATGAKKEPANIEEAMMAEIKTWIGTPYRFGMEKKSEGTDCSGFVGAVFRKVRQIELPRQAADMYAKGTPITRNELRFGDLVFFQNTYKGAVGASHVGIYVGNNQIAHASTTVGVTISSLDESYYEKHYLGCRRISQ encoded by the coding sequence ATGACACGCATTTTGATTGTTATGCTGGTGTTTGTCGGTTGCACGCCTCAACCGATCTATCGTGCCGTGAAAGCCGATGGGCAAAAGACGTCGGTGAAAGCGTCTGAAACGCATATGCCGACCGCATCGGTAAGTGACTCATCCGCGACCGGTGCAAAGAAGGAACCGGCAAACATCGAAGAAGCGATGATGGCAGAGATCAAAACTTGGATAGGTACGCCTTATCGTTTTGGTATGGAAAAAAAATCAGAGGGTACGGATTGTTCAGGATTTGTCGGCGCGGTTTTCAGAAAAGTTCGTCAGATCGAATTGCCGCGGCAAGCTGCGGACATGTATGCCAAAGGAACACCGATCACACGCAATGAATTACGATTTGGCGACTTGGTTTTTTTTCAAAATACCTATAAAGGTGCCGTCGGCGCTTCGCATGTAGGTATCTATGTCGGAAATAACCAAATCGCTCACGCTAGTACGACGGTCGGCGTAACGATTTCATCGCTGGATGAGTCGTACTATGAGAAGCATTATTTGGGATGCCGCAGGATTTCGCAATGA
- a CDS encoding PAS domain S-box protein, protein MKILILDAVASDADALEKRLRRRSITVKVRRAHIKAVFLRELREFQPDIILADYTLPDLNGIDALTLAGDLAPKAPFIFVTAHNGEAVAVRCMKSGAFDYVLKDKIEDLDHVLERAETFIQNNAVPITAHFEMAPEQFRRIAESTRDLITVIDIEGRRIYTSPSYGDYLDTHQVEQGSSFFDEIVAEDLPKVKQTFYEVIHTGNAMVVEHRIMAKDRKLMFVEAQWNPIFDNSEKPVHIQIASRIITRRKRAEDALREHVRQYRAMVEHIADAISLINPYGIVLFTSRSTHRVTGYNISEFVSQNFFDFIHPQDRAEALEYFQQVQAKEGMAPYTEMRIRHKDGNYIWIEGLAKNMLHDPNVNAIVFNYRDITEWLRSEAALREKDELFRALIENNSDAITLIDAEGQIKFSVHSVLGYDDAEAVGQNIFDSIHPEDQDHIAEVFEQLIEAPGTSLIAEYRAMHKDGSWRWNECTAKNLLKEPHVRAIVMNARDVTDRKLTERALSEEKERLLVTLQALGDGVITTNTEGRIMLMNPSAERILGTSLSTTRGQTVKSVFPLLSETADNKAVHPVDVVLNEQQAFVSSEFTYKVAGDQSPRSILAGASPIRDMSGAMQGVVMVFSDITDRIKMEQELLKSRKIESIGVLAGGIAHDFNNILSAIMGNISLAKVKIAAAQKDKAQELLSRAERASERAKELTQQLLTFSKGGAPVKKTANIADLLRESAQFSSAGSNVRCEFFIQDNLYPSDVDAGQISQVLNNLIINARQAMPNGGIIRILAQNHAIQSHHEGMQLKPGSYLKIAIEDNGCGISEEHLQRIFDPYFTTKQTGNGLGLATSYSIIKNHDGAITVDSKVNVGTTFTLYLPASKFAVQQPRPQEPQALLSNGRILVMDDEESIREMASNMLNHLGFDAVSAKSGEEAVALYEDARARNKTFDAVIMDLTIPGGLGGKDAMARILSIDPAVCGIVSSGYSNDPVMADHTRYGFQGILPKPYFINDLSRVLNQLLKPKA, encoded by the coding sequence ATGAAAATTCTGATTTTGGATGCCGTGGCGTCGGACGCCGATGCCTTGGAAAAACGTCTGCGCCGTCGTTCGATCACGGTCAAAGTGCGTCGTGCGCACATCAAAGCGGTGTTCCTTCGCGAATTGCGTGAATTTCAGCCCGACATTATTTTAGCCGATTACACACTCCCCGATCTCAACGGTATTGACGCTCTTACGCTGGCCGGCGATTTAGCGCCTAAAGCTCCTTTTATTTTTGTCACGGCGCACAATGGTGAAGCCGTGGCCGTTCGCTGTATGAAGTCCGGCGCTTTTGACTATGTGCTCAAAGATAAAATCGAAGACCTCGATCACGTTCTGGAGCGGGCCGAAACTTTCATCCAAAATAACGCCGTTCCTATCACAGCACATTTTGAAATGGCGCCGGAGCAGTTTCGTCGCATCGCCGAAAGTACACGGGATCTGATCACGGTGATAGACATCGAAGGACGACGCATCTACACGAGTCCATCGTATGGCGATTATCTGGACACACATCAGGTGGAGCAAGGCTCATCTTTTTTTGATGAAATCGTGGCGGAAGATTTGCCGAAGGTCAAACAAACTTTTTATGAAGTGATTCATACCGGCAACGCCATGGTCGTCGAACATCGTATCATGGCTAAAGACCGGAAACTGATGTTTGTCGAAGCACAATGGAATCCGATCTTTGATAATTCCGAAAAACCCGTGCACATACAAATCGCTTCGCGCATTATCACACGCCGCAAACGCGCCGAAGACGCCTTACGCGAGCATGTGCGCCAATACCGCGCCATGGTCGAACACATCGCCGACGCGATATCTCTGATCAATCCCTATGGTATCGTACTTTTCACCAGCCGTTCCACGCACCGTGTCACGGGCTATAACATCAGCGAATTTGTCAGTCAGAATTTTTTTGACTTCATTCATCCGCAGGATCGCGCCGAGGCGTTAGAGTATTTTCAGCAAGTCCAGGCCAAAGAAGGCATGGCGCCTTATACCGAAATGCGCATTCGCCACAAAGACGGAAACTACATTTGGATCGAAGGGCTTGCAAAAAACATGCTGCACGACCCCAATGTCAATGCGATCGTTTTTAATTACCGTGATATCACCGAATGGCTGCGTTCCGAAGCGGCGTTGCGCGAAAAAGACGAATTATTCCGCGCCTTGATCGAAAATAATTCCGATGCGATCACGCTGATCGACGCTGAAGGACAAATCAAGTTCAGCGTGCACTCCGTTTTAGGATACGACGATGCCGAAGCGGTCGGGCAAAATATTTTTGATTCCATCCATCCCGAAGATCAAGACCACATCGCCGAAGTATTTGAACAATTGATCGAGGCACCCGGCACTTCGCTAATCGCCGAATACCGTGCCATGCACAAAGATGGTTCCTGGCGATGGAATGAATGTACCGCAAAAAATCTTTTGAAAGAACCGCACGTACGTGCGATCGTCATGAACGCCCGCGATGTGACCGATCGTAAACTGACGGAACGCGCACTCTCCGAAGAGAAAGAACGACTTTTGGTAACGTTGCAAGCGCTCGGTGACGGCGTGATCACCACGAACACGGAAGGGCGTATTATGCTAATGAATCCCAGCGCGGAACGTATTTTGGGAACTTCACTTTCGACCACACGCGGTCAAACGGTCAAATCCGTTTTTCCTCTTCTATCTGAAACCGCAGATAACAAAGCAGTGCATCCGGTGGATGTCGTTTTGAACGAGCAGCAAGCCTTCGTCTCGTCCGAATTTACCTATAAAGTTGCCGGCGATCAGTCACCGCGTTCTATTTTAGCCGGCGCTTCACCGATCCGCGATATGAGCGGTGCGATGCAGGGTGTCGTGATGGTTTTTTCCGATATCACCGACCGCATCAAAATGGAACAGGAACTGTTGAAGTCCCGCAAAATCGAATCAATCGGCGTGCTGGCCGGCGGTATTGCGCACGATTTCAATAATATTCTTTCGGCCATTATGGGAAATATTTCTTTGGCTAAAGTTAAGATCGCGGCCGCACAAAAAGATAAGGCTCAGGAACTTTTGAGCCGCGCCGAACGTGCATCCGAGCGCGCGAAAGAACTGACGCAACAACTTCTCACATTTTCCAAAGGCGGCGCGCCGGTCAAAAAAACCGCCAATATCGCCGATCTGTTACGGGAATCCGCGCAATTTTCGTCGGCCGGTTCCAATGTCCGTTGCGAATTTTTCATTCAGGATAATCTGTATCCTTCCGATGTGGATGCCGGTCAGATCAGCCAAGTGCTCAATAACTTGATCATCAATGCGCGTCAAGCCATGCCCAATGGCGGCATTATCCGTATTCTTGCACAAAACCATGCCATCCAGTCTCACCATGAAGGTATGCAACTCAAGCCCGGCTCTTACCTCAAAATCGCTATCGAAGACAACGGCTGCGGAATTTCCGAAGAACATTTGCAACGCATATTTGATCCCTATTTTACCACCAAACAAACCGGCAACGGTTTGGGTCTTGCGACGTCGTACTCGATCATCAAAAATCACGACGGTGCGATCACGGTGGACTCCAAAGTCAACGTGGGTACGACGTTTACGCTATATCTCCCGGCATCCAAGTTTGCCGTTCAGCAGCCACGCCCGCAGGAGCCGCAGGCGCTTTTATCCAATGGCCGCATTTTGGTCATGGACGACGAAGAGTCTATTCGTGAAATGGCTTCCAATATGCTCAACCACTTGGGATTTGATGCGGTCTCCGCCAAATCGGGCGAAGAAGCCGTCGCGTTGTATGAAGATGCACGCGCACGCAATAAGACTTTTGACGCGGTTATTATGGATCTCACAATTCCAGGAGGGTTAGGTGGTAAAGATGCGATGGCGCGGATTTTGTCCATCGATCCGGCTGTCTGTGGCATTGTTTCCAGCGGCTATTCCAATGATCCTGTCATGGCTGATCATACACGCTACGGTTTCCAAGGCATTCTGCCCAAACCCTATTTCATCAACGATCTATCCCGCGTGCTCAATCAACTTCTCAAACCGAAGGCCTGA
- a CDS encoding transglycosylase SLT domain-containing protein: MTTQYILQPMRWVIGISLLGMVLPVMAQHGHSLKVSETDDLSAADVSFYLQRASELLEQREYASALRHFVFAGEIEPSLYRQFVFQYKLAKTYRGLRQMEKAIQYFSHTATDSAFGDFALLSLGELYLAVDSTNQAGSVARQLLRRFPKSALIPHGYYLLLKSTDIQKDDGAWKPTMADLRRILSDYPKLQMQWEPDLLQREARFFIRNRENEQAQAILRRLQNEYPYSQEAYEAWPQLFSFYPSKNNPPPVDDLINALQVRMMQGHHTEALNMIAALRTWYIDDFAHKEIDFMTARIYFAQGKYDLALPRFANLWSDHASAEALFQMGRAARYADEIERSIHAYGQYLQHGKLNDAWSSYIRFEMANNRAIHFDSAAIGEVNDGYRSVYQNASQRSHYAVASRFREGLNWYVAGTYDSAIVYWEKYMRSTPSQKTRAQYWIARAYAKKNDIQKAKALYESITHTKGDEYYTTLAHMRLTSHDLRAFYFTDTTDSGNKTKKLFHPVSIPDIGNDPRLDRVAMAIRIGEVAWGEQEAEPLVNDYITRRDRGEKFRDYLESLHAYDLAVDVNVALKKKYRSYYKIYNDDVRMFYPLYYRPLVRHHATAYRLDETLIFALIKSESAFRTYALSPARAIGLMQIMPFTGKALAAETGMPDFQPSSLHEPDVSIHLGSHYLRQLADMYKNYIPAVLGAYNAGPHRATFWMKAFNNEEPDIMPEVVEIFETETYIKRILVDRYKYDLKLHAK; encoded by the coding sequence ATGACCACACAATATATATTACAACCCATGCGATGGGTTATAGGAATCAGTCTTTTGGGAATGGTATTACCCGTTATGGCACAGCATGGCCATTCCTTAAAAGTTTCCGAGACGGATGATCTCTCCGCGGCCGATGTGTCTTTTTACCTTCAAAGAGCCTCTGAACTTTTAGAGCAGCGTGAATATGCATCGGCATTACGCCATTTTGTTTTTGCCGGGGAAATCGAGCCTTCATTGTATCGTCAATTTGTTTTTCAGTACAAATTGGCCAAAACGTATCGCGGTCTTCGCCAGATGGAAAAGGCCATCCAATATTTTTCACATACCGCGACCGACTCGGCGTTTGGCGACTTTGCGCTCTTATCTCTCGGTGAATTATATTTGGCTGTAGATAGTACGAATCAAGCCGGGTCGGTTGCACGCCAGTTGTTGCGCCGTTTCCCCAAGTCCGCTCTTATTCCGCATGGGTATTATCTCCTGCTGAAGAGTACTGATATTCAAAAAGATGACGGGGCATGGAAACCGACGATGGCGGATCTGCGGCGCATTCTGTCGGATTATCCGAAATTGCAAATGCAGTGGGAACCCGATCTCCTGCAAAGAGAAGCACGTTTTTTTATACGCAATCGTGAAAACGAACAGGCGCAGGCGATTTTACGTCGTTTACAAAACGAATACCCTTACTCACAAGAGGCATACGAGGCTTGGCCGCAATTATTTAGTTTTTATCCATCCAAAAACAATCCTCCCCCTGTAGATGACTTGATCAATGCATTGCAGGTGCGCATGATGCAAGGTCATCATACCGAAGCGCTCAATATGATCGCCGCTTTAAGGACATGGTATATAGATGATTTCGCTCATAAAGAAATAGATTTTATGACGGCGCGCATTTATTTCGCTCAAGGAAAGTACGACTTGGCGTTGCCGCGTTTTGCCAATCTATGGTCGGATCATGCGTCTGCGGAAGCGCTTTTTCAGATGGGTCGCGCAGCACGTTATGCGGATGAAATCGAACGATCCATTCACGCGTACGGCCAATACTTGCAGCACGGAAAACTCAACGATGCATGGTCGTCGTATATTCGTTTTGAAATGGCCAACAACCGTGCGATACACTTCGATTCCGCCGCGATCGGTGAAGTCAACGACGGATACCGTTCCGTATATCAAAACGCCTCCCAACGTTCGCACTATGCCGTCGCATCGCGCTTTCGCGAAGGGCTCAATTGGTATGTCGCCGGGACGTATGACAGCGCGATCGTTTATTGGGAAAAATATATGCGCAGTACGCCGTCTCAAAAAACACGCGCACAATACTGGATCGCCCGCGCGTACGCCAAAAAAAATGACATACAAAAAGCGAAAGCGTTGTACGAAAGTATTACGCACACCAAAGGGGATGAATACTATACCACATTAGCACACATGCGTTTGACTTCGCATGACCTGCGCGCTTTTTATTTTACCGATACGACCGATAGCGGCAACAAGACCAAAAAATTATTCCACCCCGTAAGCATCCCCGATATCGGTAATGATCCGAGATTGGACCGCGTAGCGATGGCTATTAGAATCGGTGAAGTGGCGTGGGGGGAACAGGAAGCCGAGCCGCTGGTGAATGACTACATCACCCGCCGCGATCGGGGTGAAAAATTTCGTGATTATTTGGAAAGCCTGCACGCATACGATCTGGCCGTGGATGTCAATGTTGCTCTGAAAAAGAAATACCGCAGCTATTATAAAATATACAATGACGACGTGCGCATGTTTTATCCGCTGTACTATCGTCCGTTGGTTAGGCATCATGCGACAGCCTATCGTCTGGACGAAACTCTGATCTTTGCATTGATCAAATCAGAAAGCGCTTTCCGCACGTACGCATTGTCCCCCGCTCGCGCGATCGGTTTGATGCAAATCATGCCGTTTACGGGCAAAGCGCTGGCGGCAGAAACCGGTATGCCCGACTTTCAACCTTCGTCTTTGCATGAACCGGACGTCAGCATTCACCTCGGATCCCACTATCTCCGGCAACTTGCCGATATGTATAAAAATTATATACCGGCTGTATTGGGCGCATACAACGCGGGGCCGCATCGCGCCACGTTTTGGATGAAAGCGTTTAACAACGAGGAACCTGACATCATGCCGGAAGTGGTGGAGATTTTTGAAACGGAAACGTATATCAAACGCATTCTCGTGGATCGCTATAAATACGATCTGAAACTGCACGCTAAATAA
- a CDS encoding MMPL family transporter codes for MKRILSAIAGFCYRHSTSVLIAVGLITVVSTYYMMQIKISTNNFDLLPQNSKLIKEFWEVNEDFGAQETHILLIETNDSLPAEPEIIKDYAERLDAAFMASGLVKQVNYRITDDQKSFVEDFFIRNALLYLSPQDLDSVVRRLDDANIEKAILNAKNILNAPIPPDPLLKRVLREDPLLLSELFVPYIEKMLGPQNASLIREKESYYMSKDKRTLLMFVKPDGVANDTKFCETIVGRSREITDSLIVAMGDNGKKLSVTLGGNYVSSLANANAVKQGLISSSFIVILLILVLFFFFFGNFRSLAFIMIPILAGVTWVFCFADLMFEKVNIITAAAGAMLLGLGVDYAIHIYNRFVEQETHERHNTVEKNLDITFRETGTSVFYGAVSTAFVFIVLMVTEFRGLYELGFLGGVGILILFVAVVIVMPAEIKLRKRKNPRVNYLQGAFSKLLGFNSRFVLQHPKYIATGALIITIFMIGVLTGVVPSKDEGLGVTFDDNIENIRSKNDVDLQMIRRLEQKFGSHFKPISVVVSATSDDALIARLHKLNAKLDELTAKGMIKEYNSMLRYIPSIEQQKHNLEAIRNLDVESILFKIRLEMNKNGLRMNYFRLDRLRDMLQVREPITIRNFEDEGFNEIMKHFYVERNGVKKVVTQVDFTGQSYEIDIVNQFVDEFNRDEQIRNENVIITGIRVVTAEFLTLVKKDFQIAVIVSLTAILLLVIVHYRKFRAVLVCMVPLTFSLLTIMGVMRLMGIKINFVNMITLPLLIGSGVDYGIYIISRYLEDHSHDVYAAIHETGQSLFLSAATTVIGFGSLIFVDNRGLASLGYMCSFGIIICSASSLIILPALLRLWGKKIWKEAREEESPNKDTMIKKVTAAHAPEKK; via the coding sequence ATGAAGCGTATTTTGTCGGCCATTGCAGGTTTTTGTTATCGTCACTCTACGTCCGTTCTTATAGCCGTCGGGCTTATAACTGTTGTCTCTACATATTACATGATGCAGATCAAAATAAGCACTAATAATTTTGATCTGTTGCCGCAAAATTCCAAACTCATCAAAGAATTTTGGGAAGTCAACGAAGATTTTGGTGCGCAGGAAACACATATCCTGCTTATCGAAACCAACGATTCATTGCCCGCCGAGCCGGAAATCATCAAAGATTACGCCGAGCGGTTGGATGCGGCCTTTATGGCATCGGGATTGGTCAAACAAGTCAATTACCGGATCACGGACGATCAAAAATCGTTTGTCGAAGATTTTTTTATTCGCAATGCGTTGCTCTATCTTTCACCGCAGGATTTGGATTCGGTCGTGCGACGCTTAGATGATGCCAATATCGAAAAAGCCATTCTCAACGCTAAAAATATACTCAATGCGCCGATTCCGCCGGATCCTTTGCTGAAGCGTGTTTTACGCGAAGATCCGCTGCTTTTGTCCGAACTGTTCGTGCCGTATATCGAAAAAATGTTGGGCCCTCAAAATGCCTCGTTAATTCGAGAAAAAGAGAGCTACTACATGTCCAAAGACAAACGTACGCTGCTCATGTTCGTCAAACCGGACGGCGTAGCGAATGACACGAAATTTTGCGAAACGATCGTAGGACGCAGCCGCGAAATTACCGATTCGCTTATCGTAGCGATGGGTGATAACGGTAAAAAACTCTCCGTGACTTTGGGCGGTAACTATGTTTCGTCCCTCGCCAACGCCAATGCCGTCAAACAAGGTCTGATCAGCAGTTCGTTTATTGTGATATTATTAATTCTTGTACTCTTCTTTTTTTTCTTTGGTAATTTTCGTTCGCTGGCGTTTATCATGATACCGATACTTGCCGGTGTGACGTGGGTATTTTGTTTTGCCGATCTGATGTTTGAAAAAGTCAATATCATCACGGCGGCAGCCGGTGCGATGTTATTGGGGCTTGGGGTAGATTATGCGATACATATCTATAATCGCTTTGTCGAACAGGAAACGCATGAACGCCATAATACGGTTGAAAAAAATCTGGATATCACGTTTCGCGAAACCGGTACCAGTGTTTTTTACGGTGCTGTCAGTACGGCATTTGTTTTTATCGTACTCATGGTTACTGAATTCCGCGGATTGTATGAACTGGGTTTTCTCGGCGGGGTAGGCATCCTGATACTTTTTGTTGCGGTTGTGATTGTCATGCCGGCAGAGATCAAGCTTCGTAAACGTAAAAATCCGCGTGTGAATTACCTTCAAGGCGCGTTCAGCAAATTGCTTGGATTCAATTCACGGTTTGTTCTCCAACATCCGAAATACATCGCTACAGGCGCACTGATCATAACGATATTTATGATCGGCGTTTTAACCGGAGTCGTACCCAGTAAAGATGAAGGCCTTGGCGTCACATTTGACGATAACATCGAAAATATCCGCAGTAAAAACGATGTTGATCTTCAGATGATCCGGCGCTTGGAACAAAAATTCGGCTCGCACTTTAAGCCGATCAGCGTTGTCGTTTCGGCGACTTCGGATGATGCGTTGATCGCCCGTTTGCATAAGCTCAATGCCAAATTGGACGAATTGACGGCCAAAGGCATGATCAAAGAATACAACTCCATGCTGCGTTATATTCCCTCCATCGAGCAGCAGAAGCATAACCTTGAGGCCATTCGCAATCTGGACGTCGAGAGTATTCTCTTTAAAATCCGGTTGGAGATGAATAAAAACGGACTTCGGATGAATTATTTCCGTCTCGACCGTTTGCGCGATATGTTGCAGGTGCGTGAGCCTATCACGATACGCAACTTCGAAGACGAAGGCTTTAATGAAATCATGAAACATTTTTACGTGGAACGTAACGGCGTAAAAAAAGTGGTCACCCAAGTTGATTTTACAGGTCAGTCGTATGAAATCGATATCGTCAATCAATTTGTGGATGAGTTTAATCGCGACGAACAGATTCGTAATGAAAACGTTATCATTACGGGTATCCGCGTTGTGACGGCTGAATTTCTCACCCTCGTAAAAAAGGATTTTCAAATTGCCGTGATTGTTTCTTTGACCGCGATATTGCTTTTAGTGATTGTGCATTATCGCAAATTTCGCGCGGTACTCGTATGCATGGTTCCACTTACATTTTCATTGCTCACGATCATGGGTGTGATGCGGCTCATGGGCATCAAGATCAATTTTGTCAATATGATCACGCTCCCGCTTTTGATCGGGAGCGGCGTGGACTACGGTATTTATATTATTTCGCGGTATCTTGAAGATCACAGCCACGATGTGTATGCGGCCATTCACGAAACCGGCCAATCACTTTTTCTGAGTGCGGCGACTACAGTGATCGGTTTTGGTTCATTGATTTTCGTGGACAACCGCGGGTTGGCCAGCCTGGGTTATATGTGTTCGTTTGGTATTATTATCTGTTCCGCTTCGTCCCTGATTATCCTGCCGGCGTTATTGCGTCTGTGGGGTAAAAAAATATGGAAGGAAGCGCGTGAGGAAGAATCGCCGAATAAGGACACGATGATCAAAAAAGTAACAGCGGCGCATGCGCCGGAAAAAAAATGA
- a CDS encoding DUF2851 family protein → MFYVESIYSDIQLRENAERISEHIIQGIWNYLFLRMDDLTTVEGHKIRILDKGRWHSGSGPDFRQATLRIGDTILCGDVEIHWQTTDWLKHGHERDPAYFRVILHVVYRHDKDLHQGAPYTLEIKDQLSDTLKTLTEKVMLLDADQDTLFCSDFVSSIEPEFVTQWVQENGAHRLRRKTEQLKNLQKEKQWPDEQLLYYALCDAMGFTKNRLPFCMLAERVPYDVVYASASGVDSSVALMRVQALLIGAAGLLPDEATMSADPKLWPYAGRLWDLWLALSSQYQITPLHAEVWIRDRLRPKNYPLPRMAALAGLLVTHLKDGLSAAVVRLFSQCDTPPVILKNLHRILKVRAYGYWGEHIWWNVQTSRAYSDLIGKQRAYEIIVNAIVPYVTLYAQRRGDKQLHDTVMTCMKTWASYEHNHIIGWMRKRLPGMPDRINAEYAQGLIELHKKCRVRNCSDCRIFQRMVYSDFI, encoded by the coding sequence ATGTTTTACGTCGAGTCCATTTATAGCGACATCCAGTTGCGTGAAAATGCCGAACGCATTTCCGAACACATCATACAGGGTATATGGAATTACCTGTTTTTGCGTATGGATGATCTGACGACCGTGGAGGGGCATAAAATTCGCATTTTAGACAAAGGGCGATGGCACAGCGGCAGTGGGCCGGACTTTCGTCAGGCGACTTTGCGCATCGGTGATACGATATTGTGCGGCGATGTAGAAATTCACTGGCAAACCACAGACTGGCTCAAACACGGCCATGAACGCGATCCGGCTTATTTTCGAGTGATCTTACATGTCGTGTACCGTCACGATAAAGATCTGCACCAAGGGGCACCATACACGCTGGAAATCAAAGATCAACTGAGCGATACTTTGAAAACGCTGACGGAAAAGGTAATGCTATTGGATGCGGATCAGGATACTCTTTTTTGCAGTGACTTTGTGTCGTCCATCGAACCTGAATTTGTAACGCAATGGGTGCAGGAAAATGGTGCGCATCGGCTGCGCCGGAAAACCGAGCAACTCAAAAACTTACAAAAAGAAAAACAGTGGCCGGATGAGCAGCTTCTCTACTATGCTCTGTGTGATGCGATGGGCTTTACAAAGAACAGGCTTCCTTTTTGTATGTTAGCCGAACGTGTGCCTTATGATGTAGTGTATGCTTCGGCAAGTGGTGTAGATTCATCGGTCGCGCTGATGCGTGTGCAAGCGCTGCTGATCGGTGCGGCGGGTTTGCTTCCGGATGAGGCGACAATGTCAGCCGATCCCAAGTTGTGGCCTTATGCAGGGCGATTATGGGATTTGTGGTTGGCCTTATCTTCGCAGTACCAAATTACTCCGTTGCATGCCGAGGTTTGGATACGCGACCGGCTTCGCCCGAAAAATTACCCTCTTCCGCGCATGGCCGCTCTTGCGGGATTGCTTGTAACTCATCTCAAAGACGGTTTGAGTGCTGCTGTGGTACGACTATTTTCTCAATGCGACACGCCGCCAGTAATTCTCAAAAACTTACATCGTATTCTAAAAGTCCGTGCCTACGGTTATTGGGGGGAACACATTTGGTGGAATGTCCAAACGAGCCGCGCGTATTCCGATCTGATCGGAAAGCAACGCGCATACGAGATCATCGTCAATGCGATCGTTCCGTACGTCACGCTGTACGCACAACGCCGAGGGGATAAACAACTGCATGATACCGTCATGACGTGTATGAAAACGTGGGCATCGTACGAACACAATCATATCATCGGCTGGATGAGGAAACGCTTACCGGGCATGCCGGATCGGATCAATGCCGAATATGCGCAAGGGCTGATCGAACTGCATAAAAAGTGCCGTGTGCGCAATTGCAGTGATTGCCGCATATTCCAACGCATGGTGTATTCGGATTTTATTTAG